From a single Mycolicibacterium moriokaense genomic region:
- a CDS encoding carotenoid oxygenase family protein: protein MGYPLPQETALRGPFTPMRFEATVEECIVSQGEIPKDLAGGYYRCGPTWKRPTSQGTNPLVSMDGMVQAITFDNGRADFRNRWVRTPKYLLEEKQHRGMFAWTDGAFGDWRDFAYGDVERDDYNRHTPQGTSNINVFPFAGQMVVSGEQGAPPIALDPITLETKGFVDWSPSLSPGIHAPVAYGDNAFTAHPKWDHETGVLYGWTYRDTAPYVTLHIVHPDGRVLTRELWDAPYNTVAHDIWLTPEWMVMPFQPFIFSKERILKGLGVWGWDPELPIVLALIPRHDVEGEIRWITTDLPAQYIMHTMSANVKDGNLLLDGPIFNRPPFPFEQDFAEGDDIALFFSIASSTLGRWTVDLSSGATKSEQLSDRPSELPKVDERFYGKGYRHGFSVGGVVKRGGMSMNSLVVTDMETLSEQVYQIRAGEPAAVLEASFAPRSIDSPEGDGYIIVPVSWWADKRGEYLIFDTDDITHGPICTIELPFALGWTPHGHWMDFR from the coding sequence GTGGGATACCCGCTGCCACAGGAGACCGCACTCAGAGGCCCGTTCACGCCCATGCGCTTCGAGGCGACGGTCGAGGAGTGCATTGTCAGTCAGGGTGAGATCCCCAAAGATCTCGCCGGTGGGTACTACCGGTGTGGGCCGACTTGGAAACGGCCGACGTCCCAGGGCACCAACCCGCTGGTCAGCATGGACGGAATGGTGCAGGCAATCACCTTCGACAACGGTCGTGCCGACTTCCGCAACCGCTGGGTGCGTACTCCGAAGTACCTGCTGGAAGAAAAGCAGCATCGCGGGATGTTCGCGTGGACTGATGGCGCGTTCGGCGACTGGCGTGACTTCGCCTACGGCGATGTCGAGCGGGACGACTACAACCGGCACACGCCCCAGGGCACCAGCAACATCAACGTGTTTCCGTTCGCGGGCCAGATGGTGGTATCTGGCGAGCAGGGCGCACCGCCGATCGCGCTGGACCCGATCACGTTGGAAACCAAGGGATTTGTCGATTGGTCACCCTCCTTATCGCCGGGCATCCACGCACCGGTTGCCTATGGGGACAACGCGTTCACTGCCCATCCGAAATGGGATCACGAGACCGGTGTGCTCTACGGCTGGACCTACCGTGACACCGCGCCCTACGTCACGCTGCACATCGTGCATCCGGACGGCCGCGTACTTACCCGTGAACTCTGGGATGCCCCGTACAACACGGTGGCACACGATATTTGGCTGACGCCCGAGTGGATGGTGATGCCGTTTCAGCCGTTCATCTTCAGCAAGGAGCGGATCCTCAAGGGCTTGGGTGTGTGGGGCTGGGATCCGGAACTGCCGATCGTGCTGGCACTCATTCCCCGTCACGACGTCGAGGGTGAGATCCGGTGGATCACCACCGACCTGCCGGCGCAGTACATCATGCACACCATGTCGGCCAACGTGAAGGACGGCAATCTGCTGCTGGACGGTCCGATCTTCAATAGGCCACCGTTCCCATTCGAGCAGGACTTCGCCGAGGGTGACGATATCGCGCTGTTCTTCTCGATCGCCTCGAGCACCCTCGGGCGCTGGACGGTTGACCTGTCCTCCGGGGCGACCAAGAGTGAGCAGCTGTCGGATCGACCCAGCGAGTTGCCGAAAGTGGACGAACGCTTCTACGGCAAGGGTTATCGCCACGGCTTCTCCGTGGGTGGCGTGGTCAAGCGCGGCGGGATGTCGATGAACAGCCTCGTCGTCACCGACATGGAGACGCTGTCGGAGCAGGTCTACCAGATCCGCGCCGGCGAGCCTGCCGCCGTGCTGGAGGCCAGTTTCGCACCGAGGTCGATCGACTCGCCCGAGGGCGATGGCTACATCATCGTCCCGGTGTCCTGGTGGGCAGACAAGCGCGGCGAATACCTGATCTTCGATACCGACGACATCACGCATGGCCCGATCTGCACCATTGAGCTGCCGTTCGCGCTCGGCTGGACGCCCCACGGCCACTGGATGGATTTCCGCTGA
- a CDS encoding alpha/beta fold hydrolase — protein MPMIDVEDRVRLHVQDLGSGPAVVFISGFGLDHALWDRQVRVLTGAGYRTVCVTQRGHGHSDHPLDGYGIDRLRDDLVIVLETLGINAATVVGHSFGGRVAFHTAATAPHLVAKLVLVGSNAVRATRSEEFPFGTPPEPTVARMVGDEETDRVAARCRLLQSSFAREQHPRVIDWLLQTWMQMPSWSAIACYDTLLRTDLIDEIELVRQPVLQLNGKADPVHSAKGGYWLQSRLNDTRMVELDCGHFPMLEAPDEFDDALRAFV, from the coding sequence ATGCCCATGATCGACGTCGAAGACCGGGTGCGGTTGCACGTACAGGATCTGGGCAGCGGGCCGGCCGTGGTCTTCATTTCGGGGTTCGGCCTCGACCACGCACTCTGGGACAGGCAAGTACGAGTTCTCACCGGTGCCGGATACCGCACGGTATGCGTGACACAGCGTGGTCACGGCCATTCCGACCATCCCCTGGACGGTTACGGCATTGATCGACTACGCGACGACCTGGTGATCGTCCTGGAGACCCTCGGCATCAACGCGGCGACGGTGGTCGGGCACTCGTTCGGCGGGCGGGTGGCGTTCCACACCGCCGCCACGGCTCCGCACCTGGTGGCCAAGCTGGTGCTCGTCGGTTCGAATGCGGTGCGCGCCACCCGAAGTGAAGAGTTCCCCTTCGGTACACCGCCGGAGCCGACCGTGGCCCGCATGGTCGGCGATGAGGAAACCGACCGTGTTGCCGCCCGGTGTCGGTTGCTCCAGTCCAGCTTCGCCCGCGAACAGCATCCTCGGGTGATCGATTGGTTGCTGCAGACCTGGATGCAGATGCCCAGTTGGTCGGCCATCGCATGCTACGACACCCTGCTGCGGACCGATCTGATCGACGAGATCGAGCTGGTGCGTCAGCCGGTGCTGCAACTCAACGGGAAGGCCGACCCGGTGCACTCGGCCAAGGGCGGATACTGGCTCCAGTCACGGCTGAACGACACCCGCATGGTCGAATTGGACTGCGGACACTTCCCGATGCTCGAAGCACCCGACGAGTTCGACGACGCGCTGCGCGCGTTTGTCTAA
- a CDS encoding acyl-CoA dehydrogenase family protein, with the protein MATVAPIAAGRPVFTNDHEAFRESVTRFIDSAVVPDLDGWRRNDGVPRSVFGEAGAHGFLGTAVPDRFGGGDAEDYGFLALLIEETVAAGATGLAVLWALHAGVTIPFLLDHGDPETQQRFLPSLVTGAQIGIPSPGVAVSGLPGGRLADVLLVSVDEAVNILPTDLAGVRIGVVSGNLGAPEAGIADVDVTAAPSTEWTAVPAKRSAIHRDVDLWLAVAALANARKAIELAVEYTGSRKVFGRPLAEFENTQLRLAELAAELSAATSYVDLCVAARAQTRLTPADAAAARQVTVGLSDRAVDQSLQLHGGYGYMREYPIAQAFADARFIRTVGRLYSDPRQAVAERLFEIHRAP; encoded by the coding sequence GTGGCAACGGTAGCGCCGATCGCCGCCGGCAGGCCCGTTTTCACCAACGATCACGAAGCGTTCCGCGAGAGCGTGACGCGTTTCATCGACTCCGCGGTGGTGCCCGATCTCGACGGCTGGCGACGTAACGACGGCGTGCCGCGCAGCGTGTTCGGTGAGGCGGGTGCCCACGGCTTTCTGGGCACTGCCGTACCGGACCGTTTCGGCGGCGGCGATGCCGAGGATTACGGGTTCCTCGCGTTGCTCATCGAGGAGACCGTTGCCGCCGGCGCCACCGGCCTGGCAGTCCTGTGGGCCCTGCACGCCGGCGTCACCATCCCGTTCCTACTCGACCACGGCGACCCGGAGACCCAGCAGCGGTTCCTGCCTTCCCTGGTGACCGGCGCGCAGATCGGAATACCCTCGCCGGGAGTGGCCGTGTCCGGGTTGCCGGGCGGACGGCTGGCCGATGTGCTGCTGGTGAGTGTGGACGAAGCGGTGAACATACTGCCCACCGACCTCGCCGGGGTCCGGATCGGCGTGGTGAGCGGGAACCTCGGGGCACCGGAAGCGGGAATCGCCGATGTCGACGTCACAGCGGCACCCTCAACGGAATGGACGGCCGTCCCGGCGAAGAGGTCTGCCATACATCGCGACGTCGACCTGTGGCTGGCCGTAGCCGCACTGGCGAACGCCCGCAAGGCCATCGAGCTCGCCGTTGAATACACCGGCAGCCGCAAGGTGTTCGGAAGGCCACTCGCGGAGTTCGAGAACACCCAGCTGCGGCTCGCCGAGCTAGCCGCCGAGCTCTCCGCGGCCACCAGCTATGTGGATCTGTGTGTGGCTGCCCGCGCGCAGACGAGGCTGACGCCGGCCGACGCCGCCGCCGCCCGCCAAGTGACCGTCGGCCTCTCCGATCGGGCGGTGGACCAAAGCCTGCAGCTGCACGGCGGTTATGGGTATATGCGCGAGTACCCGATAGCGCAGGCATTCGCTGACGCACGGTTCATCCGCACGGTCGGTCGGCTGTACTCCGACCCACGACAGGCGGTGGCGGAGCGACTGTTCGAGATCCACCGCGCGCCCTGA
- a CDS encoding TetR/AcrR family transcriptional regulator: MSRDEQILSAAEKLFFERSFDGVGVDEIGRAAGTSGSAIYRHFASKDAILAALFDKVLDTLLVRIGEPDPDPDADLAKLMRAFAGLVDSHERLFSIWLREQRSLAERYRRDHDRRQQRVTERWVGCLRRRYPEASLDDVITATRGLQLLLLSQALRPPGGRSARHPEDLLVRMGLASLQALEPVRATS, translated from the coding sequence GTGAGCCGCGACGAGCAAATCCTGTCGGCGGCCGAGAAGCTGTTCTTCGAACGCAGCTTCGACGGCGTCGGGGTGGACGAGATCGGCCGGGCGGCCGGCACCAGCGGATCTGCCATCTACCGCCATTTTGCCAGTAAGGACGCCATCCTCGCGGCTCTGTTCGACAAAGTTCTCGACACCCTGCTCGTTCGGATCGGGGAACCCGACCCCGACCCCGACGCCGATCTGGCGAAGCTGATGAGGGCTTTTGCCGGATTGGTGGACAGCCACGAGCGCTTGTTCTCGATCTGGCTGCGGGAGCAGCGATCGCTGGCGGAGCGTTATCGGCGCGATCATGACCGCAGGCAACAGCGTGTCACCGAACGGTGGGTGGGTTGTCTGCGGCGCCGCTATCCCGAAGCCTCGTTGGACGACGTGATCACCGCGACGCGTGGCCTGCAACTGCTCTTGCTGTCGCAGGCGCTGCGCCCGCCAGGGGGGCGCAGCGCGCGGCACCCGGAGGATCTGCTTGTCCGGATGGGATTGGCGAGCCTGCAGGCACTCGAGCCGGTGAGGGCGACGAGTTAG
- a CDS encoding acyl-CoA dehydrogenase family protein produces the protein MAGVNQRAVFTADQEHFRSAVRDFLRDDVLPDYPQWVRDGRPPRRFWEAAAARGILGIGVPEHYGGLPKSDFRHSVVVTEEIQALGMAIGGLRVQTDICLPYLLHYGTPEQCTTWLPRLTSGQSVVALGLSEPGAGSDLKSMSTRARRVGDHYVVNGAKTFISNGAAAELVILAVKTDPEAGRRGISLLLVDTSTPGFERGRKLDKLGLHAQDLAEMSFTDMEVPVTALLGAENEGFSYLTSNLAQERLSIAVNSQAAASASLAWTVQMLKDGGAGRSVSQDTKFILAQCSTEVAAGQALVDQCLAAHVDDRLTGRDAAMVKLYCTELQGRVVDRCLELWPPGAALRADSLIGNAYLDGRVSRIYGGSSEIMKVIIGQDFGL, from the coding sequence ATGGCCGGCGTGAATCAGCGTGCCGTTTTCACCGCCGATCAGGAGCACTTCCGGTCGGCGGTGCGCGACTTCCTGCGTGACGACGTTCTTCCCGACTACCCCCAATGGGTGCGTGACGGTAGGCCGCCACGGCGTTTCTGGGAAGCCGCCGCCGCCCGAGGCATCCTCGGCATCGGAGTCCCCGAACACTACGGTGGCCTGCCCAAGTCCGACTTCCGGCACAGCGTGGTGGTCACCGAAGAGATCCAAGCACTGGGTATGGCGATCGGGGGGCTGCGCGTCCAAACGGACATCTGTCTGCCCTACCTACTGCACTACGGCACGCCCGAGCAGTGCACGACGTGGTTGCCGCGGCTGACGTCCGGGCAGTCGGTGGTCGCCCTCGGGCTCTCAGAGCCGGGTGCCGGTTCGGACCTCAAATCCATGTCCACCCGCGCGCGGCGAGTTGGGGATCACTACGTGGTCAACGGGGCGAAGACCTTCATCTCCAACGGGGCCGCCGCCGAGCTCGTGATCCTTGCGGTGAAGACCGACCCCGAAGCGGGACGTCGTGGCATCAGCCTGCTGCTGGTCGACACCTCGACCCCGGGTTTCGAGCGAGGGCGCAAGCTCGACAAACTGGGCTTGCACGCCCAAGATCTTGCCGAGATGTCCTTCACCGACATGGAAGTCCCGGTGACCGCCCTGCTCGGCGCAGAAAATGAAGGGTTCTCGTATCTGACGTCGAACCTGGCGCAAGAGCGACTGTCCATCGCGGTCAATTCGCAGGCCGCGGCGTCGGCGTCGCTGGCGTGGACGGTGCAGATGCTCAAGGACGGGGGCGCGGGCAGAAGCGTTTCCCAGGACACCAAGTTCATCCTCGCCCAATGCTCTACGGAGGTCGCGGCCGGGCAGGCGCTGGTGGATCAGTGCCTAGCCGCGCACGTCGACGACAGGCTCACCGGACGAGACGCGGCGATGGTCAAGCTGTACTGCACCGAGCTGCAGGGCCGCGTGGTCGACCGGTGCCTCGAGTTGTGGCCCCCGGGCGCCGCGCTGCGCGCCGACTCGTTGATCGGCAACGCTTATCTCGATGGTCGGGTGAGCCGGATTTATGGAGGCTCCAGCGAGATCATGAAAGTGATCATCGGTCAGGATTTCGGTTTGTGA